The Gemmata palustris genome includes a region encoding these proteins:
- a CDS encoding acyltransferase family protein, producing the protein MAPPPSPSRYESLDVWRGAACLLVVALHATVYSANESFDARVRSEGGSVFEWVLVAAGRLWIGVPLFFVISGYCIAASADAVRARPGGVGRYFVRRARRIYPPLWAALVLAVAVMFLLPPFAQPAPTSEGAVPLAPPAHLTVWQWVGNATLTESWRAALAGGPTGYVLGQLWTLCYEEQFYIVMGAILLIARRWFFPGVWLVTALVLFNLSSLTPYPVRPAGLFTDGLWIAFAAGVAVYYRLIHAPATTGASIEFALLIFGATALAGEADPFDTRQTLAKYNAVACGFAVLLCRLRRFDSALATSRWTAPLRFCGRMCYSLYLTHPLVAVPIAWMCSRAGVATPALTVLVTLPLCMVSAAGLGYAFHRVVERRFLGPSRAPGAG; encoded by the coding sequence ATGGCACCGCCACCGTCCCCCTCCCGGTACGAATCGCTCGACGTGTGGCGCGGCGCCGCGTGCCTGTTGGTCGTAGCGCTTCACGCGACGGTGTACTCGGCGAACGAAAGTTTTGACGCGCGCGTGCGTTCCGAAGGCGGGTCCGTCTTTGAATGGGTGCTCGTCGCGGCCGGGCGGTTGTGGATCGGTGTCCCGTTGTTCTTCGTAATCAGCGGCTACTGCATCGCCGCCAGTGCCGATGCGGTGCGCGCGAGGCCCGGGGGCGTGGGGCGCTACTTCGTGCGCCGGGCGCGCCGCATCTATCCGCCACTATGGGCCGCGCTCGTACTGGCGGTCGCGGTAATGTTTCTGCTCCCCCCCTTCGCGCAGCCCGCCCCAACGTCCGAAGGAGCGGTTCCGCTGGCGCCGCCCGCGCACCTGACCGTGTGGCAGTGGGTCGGCAACGCGACGCTCACCGAATCGTGGCGCGCCGCGCTCGCGGGCGGCCCGACCGGTTACGTGCTCGGTCAGTTGTGGACGCTGTGCTACGAGGAGCAGTTTTACATCGTGATGGGCGCGATTCTCCTGATCGCGCGGCGCTGGTTCTTCCCCGGGGTTTGGCTGGTGACCGCGCTCGTTCTGTTCAATTTGTCGTCACTGACCCCGTACCCGGTTAGACCCGCCGGGCTGTTCACCGACGGCTTGTGGATCGCGTTCGCGGCCGGGGTCGCGGTGTATTACCGACTGATCCACGCGCCGGCCACAACGGGCGCGAGCATCGAGTTCGCGCTGTTGATTTTCGGAGCCACCGCGCTCGCGGGGGAGGCGGACCCGTTCGACACGCGCCAGACGCTCGCGAAATACAACGCGGTCGCGTGCGGGTTCGCCGTGTTACTGTGCCGGCTCAGGCGCTTCGACTCGGCCCTGGCAACAAGCCGATGGACGGCCCCGCTCCGGTTCTGCGGGCGCATGTGCTACAGCCTGTACCTCACGCACCCGCTCGTCGCGGTGCCGATCGCGTGGATGTGCTCCCGTGCCGGGGTGGCCACGCCCGCCCTGACGGTTCTCGTCACGCTGCCACTTTGTATGGTTTCGGCTGCGGGGCTGGGGTACGCCTTCCACCGGGTCGTCGAGCGCCGGTTCCTCGGGCCGAGCCGAGCCCCCGGCGCGGGCTGA
- a CDS encoding TerC family protein: MRRRPFPLIVLSVGVGLVLFTAFRPVFAHADAVPADDPTQYPTVEIKPVSGPTATRKLKLSAVTLRTETGTTTIGMQHVKRITFQGDPDSKSNDTVQLADKSIVRGHVTAEQFVVEVDGVDAPWKKADVREIKVVRDEHLSLLAILLGLLTLTAMEIVLGIDNVIFLAIVADKLPADQRPRARKIGLAAALGTRLLLLLSLSFLLGLTTPLFTLPELGLLHDLEAREVSWRDLILLAGGLFLIGKSTFEVHEKMEHAKAEQDGAAPSAPTKVVSFARVIVTIAVIDIVFSLDSVITAVGMVEQVWVMIVAMVIAMLVMLYFAGPIAHFVEKHPTIKVLALSFLILIGVMLVAEGLGQHIDKGYIYVAMSFALIVEMVNMKLRGPKKEGAAKS; this comes from the coding sequence ATGCGCCGCCGCCCGTTCCCGCTCATCGTTCTGTCGGTCGGGGTCGGTCTCGTACTGTTCACCGCGTTCCGCCCCGTGTTCGCGCACGCGGACGCGGTGCCGGCGGACGACCCGACTCAGTACCCCACCGTCGAGATCAAGCCCGTTTCCGGCCCCACGGCCACGCGGAAGCTGAAGCTCTCGGCGGTCACGCTGAGGACCGAGACCGGCACCACGACCATCGGGATGCAGCACGTCAAGCGGATCACGTTTCAGGGCGACCCGGACAGCAAATCGAACGATACCGTTCAGCTCGCGGACAAGTCCATCGTGAGGGGGCACGTGACCGCGGAACAGTTCGTGGTCGAAGTGGACGGCGTCGACGCCCCGTGGAAGAAGGCGGACGTGCGCGAAATCAAGGTCGTGCGCGACGAGCACCTCTCGCTGCTCGCGATCCTGTTGGGCCTCCTCACGCTCACCGCAATGGAGATCGTGCTGGGCATCGATAACGTGATCTTCCTGGCCATCGTCGCGGACAAACTGCCCGCCGACCAGCGCCCGCGGGCGCGCAAGATCGGCCTCGCCGCGGCACTGGGCACGCGCCTCCTGTTACTACTCTCGCTGTCGTTCCTGCTCGGCCTCACGACGCCGCTCTTCACGCTCCCGGAACTCGGGCTCCTGCACGATCTCGAGGCCCGAGAGGTGTCGTGGCGCGACCTCATCTTGCTCGCCGGCGGGCTGTTCCTGATCGGGAAGAGCACGTTCGAGGTTCACGAGAAGATGGAGCACGCGAAGGCGGAACAGGACGGGGCCGCGCCGTCGGCGCCCACAAAAGTAGTAAGCTTCGCCCGCGTCATCGTGACCATTGCGGTCATCGACATCGTGTTCTCGCTCGACTCGGTCATCACCGCGGTCGGGATGGTCGAGCAGGTGTGGGTGATGATCGTGGCGATGGTGATCGCGATGCTCGTGATGCTCTATTTTGCCGGGCCGATCGCGCACTTCGTGGAGAAGCACCCGACGATCAAGGTGCTGGCGCTCAGCTTCCTCATCCTGATCGGCGTGATGCTGGTCGCGGAGGGCTTGGGGCAGCACATCGACAAGGGGTACATCTACGTCGCGATGTCGTTCGCGCTGATCGTGGAAATGGTCAACATGAAGCTGCGCGGCCCGAAGAAAGAGGGCGCCGCGAAGTCGTAA
- a CDS encoding bifunctional 4-hydroxy-2-oxoglutarate aldolase/2-dehydro-3-deoxy-phosphogluconate aldolase encodes MSREQDLQRVTDCGIVAVVRFSSPEPLVEVVKALADGGVTVAEVTLTVPNALDVIRAAKKHLGDRVLLGAGTVLDPETARAALLAGAEFIVAPSLNLDVIKMCRRYDKLVMPGAFTPTEVLAAWEAGADIVKVFPADVVGPAFFKALRGPLPQVKLMPTGGVDLTTAPEFLKAGAVCLGVGSQMVEPKAVAAGDFARITQLAKQYVEVVKQHRK; translated from the coding sequence ATGAGCCGTGAACAAGATTTGCAGCGCGTGACCGATTGCGGCATCGTCGCTGTCGTTCGTTTCTCCTCCCCGGAACCGCTCGTCGAGGTCGTGAAGGCGCTCGCCGACGGGGGCGTGACGGTGGCCGAAGTCACCCTCACCGTGCCGAACGCGCTCGACGTGATTCGCGCCGCCAAGAAGCACCTCGGCGACCGCGTGCTGCTCGGTGCGGGCACCGTGCTCGACCCGGAAACGGCCCGCGCCGCGCTCCTCGCGGGCGCGGAATTTATCGTCGCGCCGAGTTTGAATCTGGACGTCATCAAAATGTGCCGGCGCTACGACAAGCTCGTGATGCCGGGCGCGTTCACCCCGACGGAAGTGCTGGCCGCGTGGGAGGCGGGTGCGGACATCGTGAAGGTGTTCCCGGCCGATGTGGTCGGTCCCGCGTTCTTCAAAGCGCTGCGCGGGCCGCTCCCGCAAGTGAAGCTGATGCCCACGGGCGGGGTCGATCTGACCACCGCGCCCGAGTTCCTGAAGGCCGGTGCGGTGTGTTTGGGCGTCGGCTCGCAGATGGTGGAACCGAAGGCGGTCGCGGCCGGCGACTTCGCCCGTATCACGCAACTGGCGAAGCAGTACGTCGAGGTCGTGAAACAACACCGGAAGTAA